Genomic window (Thermanaeromonas sp. C210):
GAGAAGACTCCTTTTATTACCCTTTTGGAAGGAAACACCCCCCTCATTCCGGCCCCCAATCTTTCCCGGGACCTGGGCATAAAGCTGTACTTTAAATACGAAGGACTTAATCCAACGGGATCGTTTAAAGACCGGGGCATGGTAATGGCGGTGGCCAAGGCCGTGGAGAGCGGTTCGCGGGCCATCATGTGTGCTTCCACCGGCAATACTTCTGCCTCCGCCGCCGCCTACGCTGCCCGGTGCGGGCTGAAATGCAGCGTGCTGATACCCGAGGGGAACATCGCCTTAGGAAAGCTGGCCCAGGCTCTGTTTTACGGTGCCCAGGTTATAGCCGTTCAAGGGAATTTTGACGCTGCCCTGAACCTTGTACGTAAAATCACAGCCGAACATCCTATCACCCTGGTGAATTCCCTGAATCCCTACCGCCTCGAAGGCCAAAAAACTGCAGCTTTTGAAGTTTGCGATGCCTTAGGGGAAGCCCCCGACTACCTGGCCATCCCCGTAGGCAATGCTGGCAATATAACCGCCTACTGGCGGGGATTTAAGGAATACCGGGCCGCCGGGAAAACGGAGAGGCTGCCGCGGATGATCGGTTTTCAGGCCGAGGGAGCTGCTCCCATCGTAAGGGGGGAGGTAGTACCCAATCCCGAGACGGTGGCCACCGCCATCCGTATTGGAAACCCTGCCAGCTGGAAGCCCGCAGTAGAGGCGGCCAGGGAATCGGGCGGGTTTATTGATTGCGTGAGCGATGAGGAGATCCTGTCGGCCCAGCGCCTTTTGGCAACGGTGGAGGGGATTTTTGCGGAGCCGGCTTCGGCCGCCTCCCTGGCAGGGGTGCTTAAATACAGGCAGAAAGGCCTCTTCAGGCCCGGGGACCGCGTAGTTTGCGTCCTTACCGGCCATGGGCTTAAGGACCCCAATATCGCCATCCAGCAGGTGGCAGAGCCCCTTTCGCTACCGGCCGACGAGCAGGCTGTACTGGATGTTGTTTTGTAGGAAGGCGGGAAAAAGGTTATGCCCCGAGTGCGGGTGCCGGCTACGACGGCCAACCTGGGCCCTGGTTTTGATGCCTTAGGGCTGGCCCTAAATCTATATGATTATATTTCGGTAGAAGAAGCGCCTGGATTGGAGATAACAGTCCGGGGAGAGGGTGAGGGAAGCATCCCGCGGGGACCGGAAAATATCGCCTACCGGGCAGTACGGGCGGTTTATGCGCGGGTAGGACGGGAGGCTCCGGGTTTCCGCATTACATTTGACAACAGCATCCCGGTGGCCCGCGGGCTGGGTTCCAGCGCCGCGGCGGTAGTGGGCGGCCTGGTAGGAGCCAATGCCCTGTTGGGTTGTCCCCTTGGGGAGGAAGAACTCGTCTCCCTGGCCGCCGAGCTGGAAGGCCATCCCGACAATGTTGTGCCCGCCCTGGTCGGGGGTTTGGTGGTAGCGGCCCTAAACGGGAGACAAGTGTACTATCAGAGGCTAGAGCCGCCCGAGGGTCTTTGTTTGCAGGTGGCCGTACCGCACTTCAGCCTCTCCACCAGGGTTTCCCGCGGTGTACTGCCATCAATGGTTTCCGTCGAGGATGCAGTCTTCAATCTCAGCCGCACAGCCCTTCTAATTGCAGCCGCCCAGGTGGGGAACCTGGAATTGATGGGCAAGGCCATGGAAGACCGCCTGCACCAGCCCTATCGGCTCCCTCTGGTACCGGGAATGGCACGTGTTTTTGCCGCGGCCATGGAAGCAGGCGCCTTGGCGGTAACCCTGAGCGGTTCCGGGCCTACGGTCATCGCCTACTGTCGCGGTAGCTGTCCCCGGGTGGGGGAGGCCATGAAAAAGGCCTTTCAAAAACACGGGGTGGATTGCCAGATTAAAGAACTGCAACCTTGCCGCGAAGGAGCTACCCTGTGTTAAAGAAAAGTCTAAAAAGATATAGGAAGAAGTTAGAGTGGGAGAGGATTAATCCATGGCACTTATCGTGCAAAAATACGGCGGTACGTCGGTGGATGGGCCAGAAAGAGTAAAGAACGTGGCCAGGAGGGTAGTGGAAACCAAACGGGCCGGCAACCAGGTAGTCGTAGTGGTCTCTGCCCCGGGAGACACCACCGATAAGCTCATTGCCATGGCCAAGGAAATTACCTCCAATCCGCCGGCCCGCGAGCTGGATATGCTTATGGCCACGGGAGAACAAATGTCCATTGCCCTCTTGGCCATGGCCATCCAGGAGCTGGGTGAACCTGTAATCTCTCTCACCGGAGCGCAGGTCGGCATTCTTACCGACGGCGTCCATACCAAAGCGCGGATCCTGGAGGTGAGCTGTGATCGCCTGAGGAGGGAACTCGACGCGGGCAGGATCGTAATCGTGGCGGGTTTTCAGGGCGTCACCTGTGACAACGAGATCACCACCCTGGGCCGGGGAGGTTCCGACACTACAGCAGTGGCCGTAGCGGCAGCCTTGAAGGCCGAAGTATGTCAGATCTACACCGACGTAGACGGGGTTTATACCGCTGACCCGCGAATTGTTCCCGGCGCCCGCAAGCTGGCGACCATATCCTACGATGAAATGTTAGAGCTGGCCAGTTTGGGAGCCCAGGTCTTGCAGCCGCGTTCGGTAGAATTTGCCAAATTACACGGGGTGGTGCTGGAAGTCCGGTCCAGCTTTAATTACCATGAAGGTACCCTGGTAAAAGAGGTGAACGATATGGAGAGGCAAATGGTGGTGACCGGGGTCGCCGGTGACCGGAATGTGGCCAGGATAGCAATCTACGACGTACCCGACCGTCCCGGGATTGCTAAAGTTCTTTTTGAAGCCCTGGCCCGGGAGAGCATTAACGTAGATATGATCGTCCAGAGCGCCATGCGGGACGGCGTTAACGACATCGCCTTTACCGTAGCAAGGGATGATTTGGCCAAGGCCCTGGAAGTCACCCAAAAGGCAAAGGAAGAGATCGGGGCCACCTCCGTGGCCTATGATGATAAGGTGGCCAAGGTATCCATTGTAGGCGCCGGCATGATTACCAACCCGGGTGTGGCCGCGGGCATGTTCGCCTGCCTGGCGGAAGAAGGCATCAATATCCATATGATCAGTACTTCCGAGATTAAAGTATCCTGTATTATCGACGAAGAACATCTCGCCAGGGCCATGCGAGCTTTGCATAAATGGTTCGGACTGGACTAAACCCGAAGGTAATTGCCGGTGAACCTAAATATTAACAAGCCCGGGGTCCATTCAGTTACCCCGGGTTTGGACTTTTTCGGAAGGGGTTTGGCTCGAGCTAAATTCTGAGACCTGGTTGCGGATGCGAATACTGCGCTTGAATTCTATCAGTATATCCAATATCTCGTGCAAGAAGGGGCTACCAAAGGTAGACATTAAACCCACAGCGATCATGTTAAGCAACAGATACAGGCCGGGGTAGGATGTTTTTATACCGGCAAAGGCGGCGCCCAATCCTAAGAGGCCAAAGACGTCCACGGCTGCTATACCTGCCAGAAGAGCGGAAACGATGGCATTGGCTAGCAAGACCCTTAGTTGCCGCCTTTTTTCCAGCACGGGGTCGTCTAGTTTCTGCCCCAGCCACGGCCATCGCCCCTTGAGCTGTTCTACTATTCCCTGGGCAGCAGCAAAGATGGCCCCCAGGATCCCCAGGAGTTGGCTCAGATCATCCATGGCCGTTCACCCCTGACTTTAATAATATGCTTTATAATCAGGATATTAATGCGGCCGGGGCCTTGCTACTTCGGGGAGGTTCCGGTATAATAGAACCAGCCACAACTTACCTACTAGGGGACGAGTTAAGCTGCCTGACGGCAGCGAGGGGAAGTCAGTGAGATTCTGACGCGGTCCCGCCACTGTGACAGGGAGCGAGCCCACAAACTAAAGACTAAAGAGCCACTGGGCCTTGGCCTGGGAAGGCGTGGGCAAGCGAGGAACTGGAGCCAGGAGACCCGCTCGTTCCCGTATGGTACCATATCCCTACGGCGGATAGGGGGTGGTGCGGGTTAGCTACCTTCCGTGATCATGTAGGGCGGAAGGTTTTAATTTTATTTGGGAGGAAAGCCCTCAAAACTTAAACGGGGTGCCTAGTTGGCAGGTAAGGAGGGCTCGCCTAAGAATCCCCTTGTGAAGGGATTTTTGAGGCCGGCCTTTTAAGCCGGGGCGGTGGAAACTCGCCGACAGGGTTCGCGAGAGGAATTTTAAGGATTATCCGGCAAGGGATGTCCATGGAATTTTATCAAAGGAGGAAGAGTATGTACCGGCGCACCTCTTTAATAGGGATATTAGGAACATACCTTATGTTAATTTCTTTAATCCTGCCGCGCCCGGCCTATGCCATGCACATTATGGAAGGCTTTTTGCCCCTGGGGTGGGCAGGCTTCTGGTTCCTGGCAGTAATTCCCTTCTGGGTGGCAGGCTTGCTCGCCGTAAAGGCTAAAGTGCAGGGGAACCCCTCCTTAAAGCTATTGCTGGGCCTGGCCGGCGCTTTCGCCTTTGTGCTTTCGGCGTTAAAACTCCCTTCAGTGACGGGAAGCTGCTCGCATCCCACGGGAGTAGGGCTGGGCGCTATACTCTTTGGGCCCTTAGTAATGAGCCTTTTAGGAGCCATTGTGCTGCTATTTCAGGCTCTGCTATTAGCCCACGGGGGTCTTACCACCCTGGGAGCCAATACTTTTTCCATGGCGGTGGTTGGCCCCCTGGTATCTTACGGTACTTACAAGCTATTGCAGAAAGTGAAAGCTCCCCTGTGGCTGGCCACCTTCCTGGCTGCCGCCCTGGGCGACCTGTTAACGTATGTTACTACGGCCTTCCAGTTAGCCCTGGCTTTCCCGGCTCAGCAAGGAGGAATTAGTGCTTCCTTTATAAAGTTCATGGGTATTTTTGCCCTGACCCAGATACCCTTGACCGTCATTGAGGGATTGTTGACGGTTGTGGTGTTTAACTTCCTGGTCGCCTATAGCAGGCAAGAATTGAAAGATTTGGCCGTGCTCAGCTAAGAGAGGGGGAAAAGCAGGTGAATATAACCCACAAGAATGTTATCCTCCTCTTACTTGCTTTGGCGCTAATATTAACCCCCTTTATTGTTCAACAAGGAGCCGACTTCGCCGGAGCCGACGGGAAGGCCCAAGAAATTATCGGGGAGGTCCAGCCCGGATATCAGCCCTGGTTTTCCTCTTTATGGGAACCCCCCAGCGGCGAGGTAGAGAGTTTCCTGTTTGCAGTGCAGGCGGCGCTGGGCAGTGGGTTTGTTTGTTACTACCTGGGCTACCTGAAGGGCAAGGCTGTAAGTGAGAAAAGACAGGGGTAGAACCAGGGGCGTAGGTTATTCCCGGGGGCGGGACCCTTACCGAGACCCGGCAAGGAAGCGACCGGAGTATGCTTAGTATAGAGCGATACGCCTACAGCAATAAATGGCGGAAGGTCCACCCGGGAGAAAAAGTGGCCCTAGCCGTAGGCACCTTGGTCCTGGCTTTGAACGCCGGGTGCCTGTGGACCTCTCTAGCCATCTTGGCTTTAACGGCCTGGCTCTTGGTCGCCGTAGCCGGCGTCCCCCTCCGCTTCTACCTCCGCTTGCTGGTGATACCCCTTGCTTTCTTAGCGGCCGGCGTTATAGCCTTAGTAATTACCGTGACGTGGGAAGGATCTCGGGAGATGCTCTACAGCGTGAGCATCGGAAGTTTAACGGTAGGAATAGCCGGGCAGGATGTGGTCAGGGCGGGGAGGCTCTTATTACGCGTCCTCTCCGGCGTTTCCTGTCTCTACTTCCTGGCCCTTACTACACCGGTAACAGAAATTATGCGGGTGTTCCGCCGGGTGGGGATACCGTCCCTTTTCCTGGAACTGATGGCCCTGGTCTATCGCTTTACTTTTGTGTTATGGGAGACAGCTGCAAGTATGTATGTGTCCCAAGCTTCCCGGCTGGGATACAGCTCGTGGTGCAGATCCTTATCGTCACTAGGCCAATTGGTCGCCAACCTGTTTCTAAAAAGCTTTCAGAGGTCACAAATGCTGAATGCCGCCCTCCTTGCGCGGGGATTCGACGGTGAGTTTAGGGTGCTGGAGCCCGCCTACTGCTTCTCCAAGCGCCGTATACTCCTTATTGTTCTCTGGTTGGTGTTCCTGGTAGTCCTGGACCGGTACGGCGGAGGTGAAGGATTTGGAGGCTATTTTGGCCGCCCGTGACCTTGAGTTTACCTACCCCGATGGAACCGCCGCTTTGCGGGGCCTTTCTCTAGAGATAGAACGGGGGAGTAAAGTGGCCGTTTTGGGCCCTAATGGGGCGGGCAAGTCGACCCTTTTCTTGCATTTTAACGGTATTTTTCGGCCCCGGCGGGGGAAGATATTCTGGCAAGGGCAGGAAGTCCACTATGACCGCTCCTCATTGGCCGGTTTGCGCCAGAAGGTGGGGATCGTTTTTCAAGACCCGGACTCCCAGCTTTTTGCGGCCAGCGTATTCCAGGAGGTCTCCTTTGGCCCCTTAAATGTGGGTCTGCCGTCGGACGAAGTAAAGAGGCGGGTAGAAGAGGCGATGGCTGCCACCGGCATAACGGACCTGGCGGATAAGCCCACCCATTTCCTGAGCTATGGACAAAAAAAGAGGGTTTGTATCGCAGCCGTCCTGGCCATGGAACCGGAGGTGATAATCTTAGACGAGCCCACGGCTTCCCTCGATCCTTACCTTAGCAGTCAGGTTATCGGTCTGATGGATGAAATTAATCGAGCGGGGAAGACGGTGGTCCTTTCCACCCATGATGTAGACCTGGCTTACTCCTGGGCCGACCGGATTTTTGTCCTGAAATCGGGGCAATTGCTGGCCGGAGGGCGGCCGGAAGAGGTATTTCTCCAGTCTCAAATGATCCAGGAAGCCGGGTTGACTTTACCGTGGATACTGGAGGTGTACCTGGAGCTCCAAAAGAGAGGTTGGTCCCTAGGGCCTAGGCCACCCCGCTGTAAAGAAGCCCTTTGGGCCTGCCTTCCCTCGGCCTCCCAAGCCCCCGGGCCGATGCTCAAACTAGCCAAGGGGTAGTGCTATAATATATAAAACGGAGGTGTTAAGGTGGGCCGCGAGGTTACTCTTTTCACTTTTCCTTCAACTTATTATGCCTTGAGTGCGGAGAGGGCTTTGAAGGAAGCGGGGTTACAGGGCCAGCTAATACCCATGCCCCGAGAGCTCAGCTCTTTATGCGGTCTGGCCCTCGAGGTCGAAACTGCGGAAGAAGAAAAGGTCCTGCCTGTGCTGCGTTCTTCTGTAAAGATAGAAAAAAAGGTAAGGGCCATCAAGTCAAGGGGTTTGGTAGAAAAAATTGTGGAAGTGCAGGAACTGTGCCCTCCCCCAGAGTAAATCAGAAATACCGCAGGATGTTATAGACGTTGTCCCTCTGAGCCGGCCGGAAGCCGGCATTTTTAATCACCCGGATAATTTCCCCTTGGGAGCAGCGGTGATGAGCTCCCGCAGCCCTGACTACGTTTTCTTCCAGCATGGTGGACCCGAAGTCATTGGCGCCGAAGGATAAGGCTATCTGAGCCACCTTGGGTCCCTGAGTCACCCAGGAAACTTGGATATTGGGCACATTGTCCAGGTAGACGCGGCTTACGGCTAGGGTACGGAGGTAGTCCAGGGCCGTAGGCGCTGTACCTCCCAGGGCGGTATTTCCGGGCTGGTAAGTCCAGGGAATAAAGGCGGTGAAGCCCCCGGTTTTATCCTGCAAAGAGCGAATGGCTTCCAGGTGGGCTATACGGTCGGCTAGGGTATCCCGGCTCCCGAACATCATGGTAGCCGTAGTCTTAAGGCCTAACCGGTGGGCTGTAGCCATGACCTCCAGCCACCTCTCCGTCCTGGTCTTGCGGGGGCTTATTACCTGGCGTACACGGTCAACCAAAATCTCCGCTCCGCCGCCCGGCAGGGAGTCCAGACCGCTGGCTATGAGGCGGCGCAGAACTTCCTCAATGCTCAAGCCGCTCTTCTGGGCCAGGTAATCTATCTCCACTGGAGAAAGGGAATGGAGCTTTATAGGATAACGTTCTTTAATGCTCTTAAACAGGTCTTCAAAATAAGAAAGGGATAGCTCCGGATGCAGACCGCCTTGCATTAGGATTTGCGTCCCGCCTACAGCTATTGTTTCTTCAATCTTGGCAAAAATTTCTTCCTTGCTTAAGAAATAGCCTTCCGGGTGTCCCGGCGGGCGGTAGAAGGCACAGAAGCGACAGCCGCAAGTGCATATGTTGGTGTAATTGATATTTCTATCGATCACAAAGGTCACTATATTCTCCGGGTGAAGGCGCTTGCGGACGGTATCGGCAAGGTGACCCAGGAGCAAGAGATCGGCCGAACGTAAGAGTTCCAGCCCTTCCTGGGGTGTCAACCGTTCGCCCGCCTGGACTTTAGCCGTTATCCTTTTCATCTTCTGCCCTCCACAATTTGACGTTAACGGGAGCAGGAAGCAATCCCTGTTGGTAGGTATATTGATAAAAAGTATGCAGCCCTTCCAGGTGTTTCGGTGTCAAATCGTACTGGAGGTGGTGGAAATAGTCTATAAGGTCTGGAAGGGGCAATCCGGTAAGGGAAGAAGCCTGGGAAGCCAGCAAGGCCAGATGCTGCCTCCCCCATTCCTTAGCGGCCATTAAGCCCTGCCATATTTCTTTTAAAAGGCCGGGAGAACTTCGGGCGAATTCTTCTTGCACCACCACCAGGGCGAATACCATATGTTGGCCGGTAAACCGCTGCCACTCCCGGCCCAAGTCGTATATGTATAACCCCTGTTGGCGGTTGACTTGCAACAGGGCCTCATCGCCGATAACGAGGGTGGCTTCCGGGTCCGACCACCAGGGAGAAGTGCCCGGTGGCCGGGTAAAAAACTTTACTTGAAGGTTATAAAATCTTTCCACCAGGATGGACAATAAAGCCACACTGGTGGCCGAATAGGGCGTAAGGGAAACCCGTTTGCCTGCTAGTTCCGGCAAGGGCACTTTGCTCAGCAGAGCCACACTTTTTACCGGCCCCCAGGAAGAAATGGACAGGTCGGGGAGTACCAGGAATTTGTCGCATTGCTCGGCATAAGCAAAGGACGACACGGCACTGATTTCTATATGGCCCTCGGTCAAAGCCCGGTTTAACTCGCTGGGATGGCCGTAAACTATCTGCGCCGGAATCTTTACCAGACCTTCTTCCAGTGCATAGAAAATAGGCAGGCAATTAATGTAACTGATCCTGCCTATGCGTGGACGGCTCATCCGGTTCCACTCCTGGGATTAATTTTAGGGGTAGCGGCGTACTATGTTATAAAGGGTGTCCCGCTCCACCGGAACCCTTCCTGCTTCCCGTATCAGACGCAAGAACTCCTCCGCCGGTTGATATTGGGGAGTCTCAGCTCCGGCGTCGTGGGCGATGCGCTCTTCCCTCACCGTACCATCGAGGTCATCGACTCCAAAGTTCAGGGCAATTTGGGCCATCTTGGGGGTAAGCATTATCCAGAAGGCCTTTATGTGGTCGAAGTTGTCCAAAAGCAACCTGGCTATGGCCAGGGTTTTTAAATCGTCATAACCGGTGGTCGGAGGGAGTTCGGACAATCCGGTGTTGGACGGGTGAAAGGGTAGGGGAATAAAGGCGAGAAAGCCTCCCGTTTCGTCCTGGAGGCGGCGGAGGGCCAGCAAGTGGTCTATCCGGTCGGCCAGGCTTTCAATATGCCCGTAAAGCATGGTGGCGTTAGAGCGGATTCCCAAACTGTGGGCTACGGCGTGAACTTCCAGCCACTGCTCGCCGCTTATCTTGCGGGGGCAGATTCTCTGACGTATCTCCGGATTAAAGATCTCCGCTCCACCACCGGGCAAAGATCCTAAACCTGCTTCCCTCAGGCGCACTAAAACTTCCTTAAGGCTCAAACCGGATATTTCGCTCAGAAAAGCTATTTCTACTGCATCAAAGGCCTGCAGATGGGCCTGGGGAAGTATTTCTTTTATTATTCTCAGCATGTTTTCGTAATAGCTAAAGGGAATTTCCGGATTAAGCCCACCTACAATGTGAATTTCCGTGGGATTATATTTTTTAAATTGCCGGGCTTTCTCGGCTATTTCTTCCAGGCTTAAGGTGTAAGCGCCCTCCGCGTCGGGGGTTCTACCAAAGGCACAGAAGCGGCAGAGGTTGCGGCAGACGTTGGTGTAGTTAATGTGGGCGTTGTTGATGAAATACACTTCGTCGCCCACCTTCCGGCGGCGGGCGTAGTCGGCCAGATAGCCTATGGCTAAAAGATCGTTGGTTTCCATTAGCCGCAGACCGTCTTCCCGATTTAACCTCTCCCCCTGGAACACCTTCTCAGCAATATCACCTAAAGGACCTTTAAGGATGGCTTCCTCCAGCATGCCTTTCCCCTCTTTACTGAGAGTTGTCCCCCCGGCGGCGGGCACGGCCGATATTTTCCGGCCGTAGCAGGGTGTCCTTGCGCAGTTCCCGGCATCCGCAGGAAGAATCCAGATGGATTTCCATCAACGCCTGCAAGATCAGGCGGGCGAAGGGTTCGGCCCCTTCAAAGAAAATGTCCTTTAAAACTTTGTGTTCCCAGGGTTTGACCGTACCCTCGGCATAATTGACCACCAGATAAATACCCGCAAAACAGGCGCCTATCTCCCGGGCAAGGTACACTTCGGGACATAATGTCTGACCCACAATATCGGCTCCCCACTGCCGGAAGACTTTAATCTCCGCCTCGCTTTCAAAATGGCGGCCTTCGGTAACCAGATATGTCCCGCGGCTGAAAACCCGGTTCAGGGGCTGGGCCCCGGCTACCCTGACCAGGGTTTCATGCAGGGAAGGGCATATGGGCCGCCGCATTATGCACAAATAGTCCTCGCCCAGGGCCACATCTCGCCGCTGGGAAAAATCTATATAATCAGTAGGGACGACGATATCCAGGGGATCTAAGAGCGGATTGATGCTTCCCACTCCACCTTCGGCCACGACTTTTCTGACCCCGGCCTGGCGCAAAACCCAGAATAGGCGGCGAGAAGCCTCTCCCCAGGAAACTCCCGGTAACCGGCCGTGCATTTTGACCGTTAGCACCAGCCGCGGAGGAGTTGTGGGTAGGGAGAAGAGCTTCAAGGCGGGGCTTGGCCCCCACGGGGTGGCGTAAACTAATCCGTCCTCTAATACTTCCACGCCCGGCCAAGCCAGGTCTTCGGGGAGACGGAGGGAAAAAGTACCTGAACCTCCAATTAAGGCTATGGGCACCTGCGGTATCTCCGTCGGCTGCGTACAGCTCATATGACCTCTCCTCTTTAGTAGTTACTGTACCCCTTTTATTGTCGCGGCGTCAAGAGGTCCTGTCAATGGCTTTGGTCGCTGAGTTATCCCCGGTTTTTAAGAGCGTGATTTAGCTCGTAAGCGAACGACTTGAGCCAAACGGAACACAGATCTTTTGGGGAATTAAGGCTGGGGGCGGGGTCGAGGCCGGAGAGGCCTGCAACCGGCCCCTGAAACGCGGAAATCCAATGAGCCGGGAACCCCGCCGGCATAGCAAAATTGAGAACCAGTATCGGCCCGCGAGGCTATTGGTGCGAGGGGAAACTAAATCACCCATGGCTAAAAAGTGGGGATAGCTCAGCCCTGCACGGTCTCGCTTCCCGGCTTCCTTCCCTCCGGCAACCGTAGGGGTTACGCCGGCCGTAAAAGGGCTTTAAAAGGGAGGTGTGGCCGGAAGCTGCCTCTTATGCCGGCTTCGGGCTATAAGCTCGTCAATGCGCTTGGCAGCCGCCGGGGGAGCTTCGCCGGTGAGGAGGTAGCGGTCCAGCACGGCATAGGTTAGCCCCATTTCGCCTTCATCGGTTTGACCCTCCCATAAACCGGCAGAAGGGGGCTTGTTAATAATTGTTTCCGGAATGTTAAGATGGCGGGCCAACTCCCGTACTTGGGCCTTTACCAGATTGGCAAGGGGCAAAATATCAACCCCGCCGTCGCCGTATTTGGTAAAGTAGCCTACGGTAACCTCACTTTTGTTGCCCGTACCGACCACCAGGTAGTTCAATTGATTGGCCCAGTAGTAGAGGGCAGTCATGCGCAAGCGGGGCTTAATATTGGCCAGGGCAAGGGAGCGCTCGCCGGGAACATAGGGGCTGCCCCTTAAGGCTTCTACCAAAGCGTTATAAACTCCATCCAAGACTACCGTCTTAGTGGGGAGGGCCAAGCTTCGGGCCACCAGTTCGGCATCGGCAGCATCCCGGGGATTGCTATGGCAGGGCATGATCAAGCCCAGGCTATTTTCCGGGAAGGCCTGTTTACAGAG
Coding sequences:
- a CDS encoding aspartate kinase, which codes for MALIVQKYGGTSVDGPERVKNVARRVVETKRAGNQVVVVVSAPGDTTDKLIAMAKEITSNPPARELDMLMATGEQMSIALLAMAIQELGEPVISLTGAQVGILTDGVHTKARILEVSCDRLRRELDAGRIVIVAGFQGVTCDNEITTLGRGGSDTTAVAVAAALKAEVCQIYTDVDGVYTADPRIVPGARKLATISYDEMLELASLGAQVLQPRSVEFAKLHGVVLEVRSSFNYHEGTLVKEVNDMERQMVVTGVAGDRNVARIAIYDVPDRPGIAKVLFEALARESINVDMIVQSAMRDGVNDIAFTVARDDLAKALEVTQKAKEEIGATSVAYDDKVAKVSIVGAGMITNPGVAAGMFACLAEEGINIHMISTSEIKVSCIIDEEHLARAMRALHKWFGLD
- a CDS encoding DUF3343 domain-containing protein, with the translated sequence MGREVTLFTFPSTYYALSAERALKEAGLQGQLIPMPRELSSLCGLALEVETAEEEKVLPVLRSSVKIEKKVRAIKSRGLVEKIVEVQELCPPPE
- a CDS encoding ATP-binding cassette domain-containing protein; the encoded protein is MKDLEAILAARDLEFTYPDGTAALRGLSLEIERGSKVAVLGPNGAGKSTLFLHFNGIFRPRRGKIFWQGQEVHYDRSSLAGLRQKVGIVFQDPDSQLFAASVFQEVSFGPLNVGLPSDEVKRRVEEAMAATGITDLADKPTHFLSYGQKKRVCIAAVLAMEPEVIILDEPTASLDPYLSSQVIGLMDEINRAGKTVVLSTHDVDLAYSWADRIFVLKSGQLLAGGRPEEVFLQSQMIQEAGLTLPWILEVYLELQKRGWSLGPRPPRCKEALWACLPSASQAPGPMLKLAKG
- the thrC gene encoding threonine synthase, giving the protein MRWPGVIAAYKEFLPVNEKTPFITLLEGNTPLIPAPNLSRDLGIKLYFKYEGLNPTGSFKDRGMVMAVAKAVESGSRAIMCASTGNTSASAAAYAARCGLKCSVLIPEGNIALGKLAQALFYGAQVIAVQGNFDAALNLVRKITAEHPITLVNSLNPYRLEGQKTAAFEVCDALGEAPDYLAIPVGNAGNITAYWRGFKEYRAAGKTERLPRMIGFQAEGAAPIVRGEVVPNPETVATAIRIGNPASWKPAVEAARESGGFIDCVSDEEILSAQRLLATVEGIFAEPASAASLAGVLKYRQKGLFRPGDRVVCVLTGHGLKDPNIAIQQVAEPLSLPADEQAVLDVVL
- the thrB gene encoding homoserine kinase; amino-acid sequence: MPRVRVPATTANLGPGFDALGLALNLYDYISVEEAPGLEITVRGEGEGSIPRGPENIAYRAVRAVYARVGREAPGFRITFDNSIPVARGLGSSAAAVVGGLVGANALLGCPLGEEELVSLAAELEGHPDNVVPALVGGLVVAALNGRQVYYQRLEPPEGLCLQVAVPHFSLSTRVSRGVLPSMVSVEDAVFNLSRTALLIAAAQVGNLELMGKAMEDRLHQPYRLPLVPGMARVFAAAMEAGALAVTLSGSGPTVIAYCRGSCPRVGEAMKKAFQKHGVDCQIKELQPCREGATLC
- a CDS encoding energy-coupling factor ABC transporter permease; protein product: MLISLILPRPAYAMHIMEGFLPLGWAGFWFLAVIPFWVAGLLAVKAKVQGNPSLKLLLGLAGAFAFVLSALKLPSVTGSCSHPTGVGLGAILFGPLVMSLLGAIVLLFQALLLAHGGLTTLGANTFSMAVVGPLVSYGTYKLLQKVKAPLWLATFLAAALGDLLTYVTTAFQLALAFPAQQGGISASFIKFMGIFALTQIPLTVIEGLLTVVVFNFLVAYSRQELKDLAVLS
- the mqnC gene encoding cyclic dehypoxanthinyl futalosine synthase gives rise to the protein MKRITAKVQAGERLTPQEGLELLRSADLLLLGHLADTVRKRLHPENIVTFVIDRNINYTNICTCGCRFCAFYRPPGHPEGYFLSKEEIFAKIEETIAVGGTQILMQGGLHPELSLSYFEDLFKSIKERYPIKLHSLSPVEIDYLAQKSGLSIEEVLRRLIASGLDSLPGGGAEILVDRVRQVISPRKTRTERWLEVMATAHRLGLKTTATMMFGSRDTLADRIAHLEAIRSLQDKTGGFTAFIPWTYQPGNTALGGTAPTALDYLRTLAVSRVYLDNVPNIQVSWVTQGPKVAQIALSFGANDFGSTMLEENVVRAAGAHHRCSQGEIIRVIKNAGFRPAQRDNVYNILRYF
- a CDS encoding menaquinone biosynthetic enzyme MqnA/MqnD family protein, which translates into the protein MSRPRIGRISYINCLPIFYALEEGLVKIPAQIVYGHPSELNRALTEGHIEISAVSSFAYAEQCDKFLVLPDLSISSWGPVKSVALLSKVPLPELAGKRVSLTPYSATSVALLSILVERFYNLQVKFFTRPPGTSPWWSDPEATLVIGDEALLQVNRQQGLYIYDLGREWQRFTGQHMVFALVVVQEEFARSSPGLLKEIWQGLMAAKEWGRQHLALLASQASSLTGLPLPDLIDYFHHLQYDLTPKHLEGLHTFYQYTYQQGLLPAPVNVKLWRAEDEKDNG
- a CDS encoding energy-coupling factor ABC transporter substrate-binding protein — translated: MNITHKNVILLLLALALILTPFIVQQGADFAGADGKAQEIIGEVQPGYQPWFSSLWEPPSGEVESFLFAVQAALGSGFVCYYLGYLKGKAVSEKRQG
- the cbiQ gene encoding cobalt ECF transporter T component CbiQ, which encodes MLSIERYAYSNKWRKVHPGEKVALAVGTLVLALNAGCLWTSLAILALTAWLLVAVAGVPLRFYLRLLVIPLAFLAAGVIALVITVTWEGSREMLYSVSIGSLTVGIAGQDVVRAGRLLLRVLSGVSCLYFLALTTPVTEIMRVFRRVGIPSLFLELMALVYRFTFVLWETAASMYVSQASRLGYSSWCRSLSSLGQLVANLFLKSFQRSQMLNAALLARGFDGEFRVLEPAYCFSKRRILLIVLWLVFLVVLDRYGGGEGFGGYFGRP